A single genomic interval of Armigeres subalbatus isolate Guangzhou_Male chromosome 1, GZ_Asu_2, whole genome shotgun sequence harbors:
- the LOC134211615 gene encoding uncharacterized protein LOC134211615 produces the protein MNRVVLLSAGVLLLFSIVSTHARPEGTPLAEYPSSQTAVPVEADGVSSTATTSTTAPEESKVSKFFDDVSSAFKHGTAKVKESFESAATSVKDGVMRGYDYVKDKFSSNGDAVTTPGSPVSSTAGSDQPTSAASEAKADSVKSVGSNSAAPAVTTKPVRVEPNDEEPADDDRLIFIGDEDTATDLTPNTTPKTSNTTSKSNLDDRFILDGPVACPKGQTAVNGICRNTF, from the coding sequence ATGAATCGAGTGGTGTTGCTCAGTGCGGGCGTTTTATTGCTGTTTTCGATCGTTTCGACCCATGCCAGACCGGAAGGCACTCCATTAGCGGAGTACCCATCATCGCAAACGGCGGTTCCGGTTGAAGCGGATGGAGTGAGTTCCACGGCCACAACCAGTACGACAGCTCCCGAGGAAAGTAAGGTTTCTAAATTCTTCGACGATGTGTCGTCAGCCTTCAAGCATGGTACGGCGAAAGTGAAAGAGAGTTTCGAGAGTGCAGCGACATCAGTGAAGGATGGCGTTATGCGAGGCTATGATTACGTCAAGGATAAGTTCTCGAGCAACGGGGATGCTGTGACGACACCGGGAAGTCCGGTGTCCTCAACAGCGGGATCCGATCAACCAACATCGGCTGCTTCCGAGGCAAAAGCCGATTCGGTAAAATCAGTCGGAAGCAATTCTGCAGCTCCAGCAGTCACAACGAAACCGGTTCGTGTGGAACCAAACGACGAAGAACCAGCTGATGATGAtcgattgattttcattggcgACGAAGATACGGCCACTGATTTGACCCCGAACACCACTCCTAAGACATCCAATACTACTTCAAAGTCAAACCTTGACGATCGGTTCATTCTGGACGGACCAGTGGCGTGCCCCAAGGGTCAGACTGCAGTGAACGGGATATGTCGAAACACGTTCTAA
- the LOC134207067 gene encoding uncharacterized protein LOC134207067 has translation MQHLKREREINSKALTVEELANANTILIRFAQQDAFKEELRELLRGKPLPKHSFTRRLHPFNDPMGIMRAGGRLNLSQLPYQSKHPVLLPKNHPLSQLIGEHFHRQLLHGGGRLLLSTIREEYWPLNGRNLVKSIVRHCFRCTRHRPVLARQQIGQLPSSRVTQSRPFSITGVDYAGPIYLKPIHKRAAPAKAYLCVFVCFATKAVHLEFVGDLSTPGFLAALRRFISRRGVPNHIHSDNGKNFEGAKGELAELFARFRSERDQVEITSACAPHFGGLWEAAVKSAKKHLFRQLGSTRLTFEGYYTVLTQIEAMMNSRPLLPISDDPNDLAALTPAHFLIGTSSTALPDPDYQHLPTGLLGTYQNWQQLVQKFWVHWKREYLQELMRDTKYAACNNQIHPGRLVIVADDSLPAIHWPLARIVAVHPGRDDLCRVVSLRTAKGIIKRTINKICLLPLADHPEEVQRSETTSCLVPQSAAVFDEFQRCSTRNPTNNPHASDL, from the coding sequence ATGCAACACctgaagagagagagagagataaaTTCAAAGGCATTAACCGTCGAAGAACTTGCCAATGCGAACACAATCTTAATCCGTTTTGCCCAACAAGATGCGTTCAAGGAAGAACTCAGAGAACTGCTTCGAGGAAAGCCACTCCCAAAACATTCATTCACTCGGCGTCTGCACCCGTTCAACGACCCAATGGGAATCATGCGAGCAGGTGGTCGGCTTAATCTATCTCAGCTGCCTTACCAATCGAAACACCCTGTCCTCCTCCCTAAGAACCATCCGTTGTCCCAGCTCATCGGCGAGCATTTCCACCGCCAATTGCTTCACGGCGGCGGGCGTCTTCTGCTGTCCACGATCCGTGAGGAATATTGGCCACTTAATGGCAGGAACCTCGTCAAAAGCATCGTCCGGCACTGCTTCCGCTGTACACGTCATCGGCCGGTCCTAGCACGGCAACAAATCGGTCAATTACCATCCTCGAGGGTTACCCAAAGTCGTCCATTCTCAATAACAGGTGTGGATTACGCAGGACCAATTTATCTGAAGCCCATACACAAGCGTGCTGCCCCTGCCAAAGCTTACTTGTGCGTTTTTGTCTGCTTCGCCACCAAGGCCGTGCACTTGGAATTCGTGGGGGATCTCTCAACTCCAGGGTTTTTGGCCGCCCTACGCAGGTTTATTTCTAGAAGGGGAGTCCCAAACCACATCCATTCGGACAATGGAAAGAATTTCGAGGGCGCAAAGGGGGAGCTCGCAGAACTGTTCGCCCGATTCCGCAGCGAAAGGGATCAAGTAGAAATTACCTCCGCCTGCGCACCGCATTTTGGTGGCCTTTGGGAAGCCGCGgtcaaaagtgccaaaaaaCATTTATTCAGACAACTCGGTAGTACTCGTCTCACATTCGAGGGCTATTACACGGTGCTAACACAAATAGAAGCCATGATGAATTCTCGTCCTCTGCTGCCCATCTCCGACGACCCGAACGATCTGGCTGCGCTGACACCAGCGCACTTCCTCATCGGAACATCGTCCACCGCCTTGCCCGACCCAGATTATCAGCATCTCCCGACTGGCTTGCTCGGAACGTATCAAAACTGGCAGCAGCTCGTCCAAAAATTCTGGGTCCATTGGAAGAGAGAATATCTGCAGGAGCTGATGCGCGATACAAAATATGCAGCTTGCAACAATCAAATTCATCCTGGTCGCCTGGTCATCGTTGCGGATGACTCACTACCAGCAATCCATTGGCCACTTGCCCGCATCGTCGCCGTACATCCTGGAAGAGACGATTTATGTCGCGTCGTTAGTCTTCGAACAGCGAAGGGAATAATAAAACGTACCATCAACAAAATATGCCTCTTGCCGCTTGCTGATCATCCCGAAGAAGTTCAACGAAGCGAAACAACATCATGCCTGGTACCGCAATCCGCGGCAGTTTTCGATGAATTCCAACGATGTAGCACCAGAAATCCAACCAACAATCCACATGCCAGCGATTTGTGA